In Aulosira sp. FACHB-615, the following are encoded in one genomic region:
- the yidD gene encoding membrane protein insertion efficiency factor YidD, which yields MQISLLDSFTRRVSVSVITGYQKHISPHKGFACAHRILYGGESCSQYIKRVIAQDGLRVALIKSRTRFQACKQANLILRSQLDDSEDAESKDEANTQPAKKDNSSNNSQSSNTSCSSNDSAYCVDCADLSCNCADMANILSDCDFFHCHAVDCSGADCGFLDCGSCGN from the coding sequence ATGCAGATTTCTTTACTAGACTCTTTCACTCGCCGAGTTAGCGTTAGTGTGATTACTGGATACCAAAAGCATATTTCTCCCCACAAAGGCTTTGCTTGCGCCCATAGGATTTTATATGGGGGCGAATCTTGTTCCCAGTACATCAAGCGCGTAATTGCCCAAGACGGTTTGAGGGTGGCGTTAATCAAGTCCCGTACCAGATTTCAAGCTTGCAAACAAGCTAATTTAATTTTGCGTTCCCAATTGGATGATTCTGAAGATGCAGAATCAAAAGATGAAGCAAATACACAGCCAGCAAAAAAAGACAATAGCAGTAATAATTCTCAATCTTCCAATACAAGCTGTAGCAGTAATGATAGTGCTTACTGTGTAGATTGTGCTGATTTAAGTTGCAATTGTGCTGATATGGCTAATATCTTGAGTGATTGTGATTTCTTTCATTGTCACGCTGTAGATTGTAGTGGCGCTGATTGTGGCTTTCTTGATTGTGGTAGTTGTGGTAATTAA
- a CDS encoding type I-MYXAN CRISPR-associated protein Cas6/Cmx6: MEGYSALSRICPILHELDNIGIHPSAGISDRNNLLELTAQSRLKIRIHHQQIPLIYPYLAGQAFHICQNSYQLDIPDYKPLISSESVS; this comes from the coding sequence ATGGAAGGATATAGCGCATTGTCCAGGATTTGTCCTATCCTTCACGAACTAGACAATATTGGGATTCATCCGAGCGCAGGAATTTCGGACAGGAACAATTTGCTTGAACTCACTGCTCAATCTCGCCTAAAAATTCGGATTCATCATCAACAGATTCCTTTAATTTATCCTTATTTAGCAGGTCAAGCTTTCCATATATGTCAAAATTCTTATCAACTAGATATTCCCGACTACAAACCATTAATTTCTTCAGAAAGTGTCTCATAG
- the chlP gene encoding geranylgeranyl reductase, producing the protein MTLRVAVVGSGPAGSSAAETLAKAGIETYLFERKLDNAKPCGGAIPLCMVGEFDLPPEIIDRRVRKMKMISPSNREVDINLVNEEEYIGMCRREVLDGFLRNRAAKLGANLINATVHKVDIPTNNTDPYTIHYVDHTEGGVQGITKTLKVDLIIGADGANSRIAKEMDAGDYNYAIAFQERIRLPQDKMVYYNDLAEMYVGDDVSTDFYAWVFPKYDHVAVGTGTMHVNKASIKQLQAGIRARAAKKLEGGKIIKVEAHPIPEHPRPRRVVGRIALVGDAAGYVTKSSGEGIYFAAKSGRMCAETIVETSNNGSRIPTENDLKIYIKRWDKKYGLTYKVLDILQSVFYRSDATREAFVEMCADMDVQRLTFDSYLYKTVVPANPITQLKITAKTLGSLIRGNALAP; encoded by the coding sequence TTGACACTACGGGTTGCTGTTGTGGGGTCAGGCCCTGCTGGTTCATCTGCCGCCGAAACATTGGCAAAAGCTGGGATTGAAACCTACCTGTTTGAGCGCAAGCTGGACAATGCCAAGCCCTGCGGGGGCGCTATTCCCCTTTGTATGGTGGGTGAATTTGACCTACCACCAGAGATTATCGATCGCCGGGTGCGGAAGATGAAAATGATTTCGCCTTCCAATCGTGAGGTTGATATTAACCTGGTAAATGAAGAAGAATATATAGGAATGTGTCGCCGCGAAGTCCTCGATGGCTTTTTGCGGAATCGCGCGGCAAAATTAGGTGCAAATTTAATTAACGCCACTGTTCATAAAGTCGATATACCCACAAATAATACCGACCCCTATACAATTCATTACGTTGACCATACTGAAGGCGGCGTGCAGGGTATTACAAAAACCCTGAAAGTAGATTTAATCATTGGGGCGGATGGGGCAAATTCCCGCATTGCCAAAGAAATGGATGCTGGGGATTATAATTATGCGATCGCCTTCCAAGAGCGAATTCGCTTACCCCAAGACAAAATGGTGTACTACAACGACTTAGCCGAAATGTATGTCGGCGATGACGTTTCCACCGACTTCTACGCTTGGGTATTCCCCAAATATGATCACGTAGCTGTTGGTACTGGCACAATGCACGTCAATAAAGCCAGTATTAAACAATTGCAAGCAGGTATCCGCGCTCGTGCTGCCAAAAAACTCGAAGGCGGTAAAATCATCAAAGTCGAAGCGCATCCCATTCCTGAACATCCCCGTCCTCGTCGCGTCGTTGGTCGCATCGCCTTAGTTGGAGATGCTGCTGGCTACGTTACTAAGTCTTCTGGGGAAGGAATTTACTTTGCTGCCAAATCTGGAAGAATGTGTGCTGAAACCATTGTGGAAACTTCCAACAACGGTAGCCGCATCCCCACAGAAAACGACCTCAAAATCTATATCAAGCGTTGGGATAAGAAATACGGACTCACCTACAAAGTGTTAGACATTTTGCAGAGCGTGTTCTATCGTTCTGATGCAACCCGTGAAGCATTCGTCGAAATGTGTGCTGACATGGATGTACAGCGCCTCACCTTCGACAGCTATCTATACAAAACAGTTGTCCCCGCTAACCCCATTACCCAACTAAAAATTACTGCCAAAACCCTTGGTAGCTTAATTCGCGGTAACGCCCTTGCTCCCTAA
- a CDS encoding DUF4276 family protein: MEGGGDGKNTKALIRKGFSKFFNPLVELARSRKVKWNIVICGSRNSAFEDFKNALNDHPEAFNILLVDAEAPVKVESPWQHLKLRDNWDKPSGVDDNQCHLMVQAVEAWFIADIATLKKFYGQGFKENSIPKNPNVETIAKDSLEPSLKTATSKTTKGEYHKINHASKLLELLDVATVRQASPYCDRLFTTLQDKIEA; this comes from the coding sequence ATAGAAGGTGGCGGTGATGGTAAAAATACAAAGGCTTTAATTAGAAAGGGGTTTAGTAAATTTTTTAACCCATTAGTTGAATTAGCAAGAAGTAGAAAAGTCAAGTGGAATATTGTTATTTGTGGTTCTCGTAATAGTGCTTTTGAAGATTTCAAAAATGCTTTAAACGACCATCCAGAAGCTTTTAATATATTGTTGGTTGATGCCGAAGCACCTGTAAAAGTAGAGTCACCTTGGCAACATTTGAAGTTGAGGGATAATTGGGATAAACCATCAGGAGTTGATGACAACCAGTGTCATTTGATGGTGCAAGCTGTTGAGGCTTGGTTTATTGCTGATATTGCAACGCTCAAAAAATTTTATGGTCAAGGTTTTAAAGAAAATTCTATTCCCAAAAATCCGAATGTAGAGACTATTGCCAAAGATAGTCTAGAACCAAGTTTAAAGACTGCTACTAGCAAAACGACTAAAGGAGAGTATCACAAAATTAATCATGCCTCAAAGTTGCTGGAATTGCTCGATGTAGCGACTGTTCGCCAAGCTTCACCGTACTGCGATCGCTTATTTACCACCTTACAAGATAAAATAGAAGCATAA
- a CDS encoding AAA family ATPase — protein MEGKRFIRKIKLQNFLSYGSEGEEIELQPLNVLIGTNTSGKSNLIEAIGILKATPTDLAVPFRQGGGVSEFLWKGDDGSTTAELQAIIDYPKELQPLRYKLNFAASAQRVEIVDEVVENEYPIQDESEAHFYYRFNDYNGHPAFRVREEGAWAGIYNEFWANSELFRIDQSILSQVQEALRYPEITYLRNQFANIALYRDFPMGRHGKLRDVQKVDLPEHPLLEDGSNLGLVLNNLQYKISNRQIIDTLKKFYTSAEELIVRIYGGTVQIFIREEELIQPIPASRLSDGTLRYLFLMALLLDPTPPPLICLEEPEIGLHPDILPTIAEMLIEASQKTQLIVTTHSDALVSALSEYPEAILVCERDEKGSHLRRLEADKLKNWLEKYTLGDLWRMGEIGGNRW, from the coding sequence ATGGAAGGCAAAAGATTCATTCGTAAAATTAAATTACAAAACTTTCTCTCCTATGGAAGCGAAGGAGAAGAAATTGAACTGCAACCACTTAATGTATTAATTGGGACGAATACATCAGGTAAATCAAATTTAATTGAAGCTATTGGAATTTTAAAAGCAACACCTACAGATTTAGCTGTGCCATTTCGTCAAGGTGGAGGAGTTAGTGAATTTCTTTGGAAAGGTGATGATGGGAGTACAACAGCAGAATTACAAGCTATTATTGATTATCCCAAAGAATTACAACCTCTGCGTTATAAATTGAATTTTGCTGCGTCTGCTCAAAGAGTTGAAATAGTAGATGAAGTTGTAGAAAACGAATATCCCATTCAGGACGAAAGTGAAGCACACTTTTATTATCGTTTCAATGATTATAACGGTCATCCAGCTTTTAGAGTTAGAGAAGAAGGTGCTTGGGCAGGAATATATAATGAATTTTGGGCAAACAGCGAATTATTCCGTATAGATCAATCAATATTATCTCAAGTCCAAGAAGCACTTAGATATCCAGAAATAACATATCTTCGCAATCAATTCGCCAATATTGCTCTATACCGTGATTTTCCTATGGGTCGTCATGGAAAGTTAAGAGATGTCCAAAAAGTTGATTTACCTGAACATCCTCTTTTAGAGGATGGTAGTAATTTAGGTTTAGTATTAAATAACTTACAATACAAAATAAGTAATAGACAAATTATTGATACTCTCAAGAAATTTTACACTTCAGCAGAAGAATTGATTGTGAGAATATATGGCGGTACAGTACAAATATTTATTCGTGAAGAAGAACTGATTCAACCGATTCCTGCAAGTCGATTATCTGATGGGACACTCCGTTATTTATTTTTAATGGCTTTACTGCTTGACCCAACTCCACCGCCACTTATTTGCCTGGAAGAACCAGAAATTGGTTTACATCCAGATATTTTACCAACTATAGCTGAAATGCTAATTGAAGCATCTCAGAAAACACAATTAATTGTGACAACTCATTCTGATGCTTTAGTTTCTGCTTTAAGCGAATATCCTGAAGCAATATTAGTTTGTGAACGAGATGAAAAAGGCTCTCATCTTCGCCGCCTTGAAGCAGATAAGCTGAAAAATTGGCTAGAAAAGTACACATTAGGAGACCTCTGGCGTATGGGTGAAATTGGGGGAAATAGATGGTAA